The Chryseobacterium nakagawai genome has a segment encoding these proteins:
- a CDS encoding thiopeptide-type bacteriocin biosynthesis protein, which yields MIRKFIPGSEWLYVKIYTGVKTADVILDEALVPLLQKLQEEDLIKKWFFIRYYDPRVHLRLRFELSDLNNFSRVVSLINNSLEEYRDSGEVSECIIDVYRREIERYGEKTMEEAELLFWKSSECILYEYLHFDDEEKIMVCLYYIDKVLEYLGLSMEEKLNWIHEFNLAFKQEFNADKKLNTQLDKKYRIFITKYQDFIELEDYIPFRSDILNNIHESKEALQHIKHHSNSLQHFFSSVFHMHINRIFVSNQRLFEMIVYDYLFRYYKSLAFRSNRTI from the coding sequence ATGATAAGAAAGTTTATTCCCGGAAGTGAGTGGCTATATGTCAAAATTTATACAGGAGTGAAAACAGCAGATGTTATTTTGGATGAGGCTCTAGTCCCTTTATTACAGAAGCTGCAAGAGGAAGACCTGATAAAGAAATGGTTTTTTATTCGTTATTATGATCCACGGGTCCATCTTCGACTTCGTTTTGAACTTTCAGACCTTAATAATTTTAGTAGGGTGGTTTCGTTAATAAATAACTCCCTGGAGGAATATAGAGATTCTGGAGAAGTATCGGAATGTATCATAGATGTTTACCGGAGAGAAATTGAACGATATGGAGAAAAAACAATGGAAGAAGCTGAGCTTTTATTTTGGAAAAGCAGTGAGTGTATACTTTATGAATATCTTCATTTCGATGATGAAGAAAAAATTATGGTATGCCTTTATTATATTGATAAGGTATTAGAATATCTAGGGTTGTCCATGGAAGAAAAACTAAATTGGATCCACGAATTTAATCTTGCTTTTAAACAGGAATTCAATGCAGATAAAAAGCTAAATACTCAGCTTGATAAAAAATATAGAATATTTATTACTAAATATCAGGACTTTATTGAATTGGAGGATTATATTCCTTTTAGATCCGATATACTAAATAATATTCATGAATCTAAGGAAGCCCTGCAACATATAAAACATCATTCAAACTCTCTTCAGCACTTTTTTTCTAGTGTATTTCATATGCATATCAATCGAATTTTTGTTTCAAATCAACGACTGTTTGAAATGATTGTTTATGATTATTTATTCAGATATTATAAGAGCCTGGCTTTTAGAAGTAACAGAACGATATAA
- a CDS encoding DUF3810 domain-containing protein — translation MISFFEKFFEFQKRLHQMIFSGLSFSVGDIIYVVLGIVLLYSLIALFKKKNRNTSLLRILIIVNIFYFTYQIFWGMLYFQTPIIKKLSSQDTPDLNKAKKLALHYLEKCKLTRASIHEDHNGIFIVTNLRAVQQEILFRQTQLPKYISDKKAPQILSIKPSLFKNVMNFTGILGYYNPFTAEAQYNAELPHTFIPFTTAHESSHQLGFAREQEANFIGYLIGVHSSNSELRYSTEYFTLKSLLHFIVDKDPEFVKSVIQNYSPGMKRDQAYEKSFVLRHQGWLDNFFGFTNNLFLKSNQQEGSVTYSYFIDLLLNYENRHKKRIVSGDTILKTQMMKKNLLP, via the coding sequence ATGATTTCTTTTTTTGAAAAATTCTTCGAGTTCCAGAAAAGACTTCATCAGATGATCTTCAGTGGGCTTTCTTTTTCAGTGGGAGACATTATCTATGTCGTATTGGGAATTGTTCTTTTATATAGCCTTATTGCGTTATTTAAAAAGAAAAACAGGAATACTTCACTGTTAAGAATCCTTATCATTGTAAACATCTTTTACTTTACTTATCAGATATTCTGGGGAATGCTTTATTTCCAGACTCCAATCATTAAGAAACTTTCCAGTCAAGATACTCCTGACCTAAATAAAGCAAAAAAACTGGCCTTACATTATCTGGAAAAATGTAAACTTACCCGTGCATCGATACATGAGGACCATAATGGGATCTTCATTGTCACCAATCTTAGGGCAGTACAACAGGAAATTTTATTCCGGCAAACTCAGCTTCCAAAATATATTTCGGATAAAAAGGCGCCTCAAATTCTTTCTATTAAACCTAGTTTATTTAAAAATGTAATGAACTTTACTGGGATATTAGGATATTATAATCCTTTTACCGCAGAAGCACAATATAACGCTGAATTGCCCCATACTTTCATCCCTTTTACAACAGCCCATGAAAGTTCTCATCAACTTGGTTTCGCGAGAGAACAGGAGGCTAATTTTATTGGGTATCTGATAGGAGTTCATTCCAGTAATTCTGAGCTACGATACAGTACTGAATATTTTACATTGAAAAGTCTTTTACATTTTATAGTTGATAAAGATCCGGAATTTGTAAAATCAGTTATCCAAAATTACTCTCCCGGAATGAAAAGAGACCAGGCTTATGAGAAAAGTTTTGTACTCAGGCATCAGGGTTGGTTGGATAACTTCTTTGGATTCACGAATAATCTGTTTCTGAAGAGCAACCAACAGGAAGGTTCAGTGACGTATTCTTACTTTATTGATCTCCTTCTAAACTATGAAAATAGGCATAAAAAAAGAATCGTATCAGGCGATACGATTCTAAAAACACAAATGATGAAAAAAAATTTATTACCTTGA
- a CDS encoding MFS transporter yields MSKTNQPTNYPALYTLVLVFFFWGFIAAGNSIFIPFCKNYFSLDQFQSQLIDFAFYTAYFLGALLLFISSTIKGIDIIGKWGYKKSIVYGLLLSALGAAIMIIAVKSNVYYGMLIGLFVVALGFSIQQTAANPFAVLLGDPKTGASRQNLAGGINSFGTSIGPIIVGLALFGTTATVDDDQIKHLALDKVILLYTAVGALFLIAAGIFYFSKKLPDGISTEPMEKAGKARKTLIAMTVLVILFFIPVFSSYNSDEAKTIEILGNEITVLDQSVEKETDAAKITELKQHITDKKTELESVKHPLEKKRMMYLGGALLVVIISLVFANSSAKKNAEGWGAMKYPQLVLGMIAILAYVGVEVAIGSNLGELLSMPEFGGHQSSDLAPYISMYWGSLMIGRWTGAIAVFNLNKQQQTIATIIVPFIAFSVIIGINTIAQKDMSHLYFYAVCVAIQVILFLISKNKPALTLIIFGLFGTAAMITGLLTTGNVAIYAFLSGGLACSIMWPSIFTLAITGLGKYTAQGSAFLVMMILGGGIIPPLQGKLSDIIGIHSSYVIPVLCFVYITLFAYLAKKSLFRQGINVDVLESEGAH; encoded by the coding sequence ATGTCAAAAACCAACCAGCCGACTAATTACCCGGCACTGTACACACTTGTACTTGTATTTTTTTTCTGGGGTTTTATTGCTGCCGGCAATAGTATTTTCATCCCCTTCTGTAAAAACTATTTTTCTCTCGACCAATTTCAGTCTCAGTTAATAGATTTTGCTTTTTATACTGCTTATTTCCTGGGAGCTTTATTGCTTTTTATATCCAGTACCATAAAAGGAATTGACATTATCGGAAAATGGGGTTATAAGAAGAGTATTGTCTACGGACTTCTCCTCTCAGCCCTTGGTGCTGCCATTATGATTATTGCCGTTAAAAGTAATGTATATTATGGTATGCTCATCGGACTCTTTGTGGTTGCACTAGGTTTCTCTATTCAACAGACTGCTGCAAACCCTTTTGCTGTATTGTTAGGAGACCCTAAAACAGGAGCCAGCAGACAGAATCTTGCGGGAGGAATCAACTCTTTTGGAACATCCATCGGGCCAATTATCGTTGGACTGGCACTTTTTGGAACTACAGCGACAGTAGATGACGACCAGATCAAACATCTTGCTCTTGATAAAGTAATCCTTCTTTATACAGCAGTAGGAGCTCTTTTCCTGATTGCTGCCGGGATCTTTTACTTCTCAAAGAAGCTTCCTGATGGAATTTCTACTGAACCTATGGAAAAAGCTGGAAAAGCAAGAAAAACATTGATTGCAATGACAGTTCTTGTTATTCTTTTCTTTATTCCAGTATTCAGCAGCTATAATTCTGATGAAGCTAAAACCATTGAAATTTTGGGCAATGAAATCACAGTATTAGATCAATCTGTAGAGAAGGAAACTGATGCTGCAAAAATCACAGAACTCAAACAACATATTACAGATAAGAAAACAGAATTGGAGTCTGTTAAGCATCCGTTAGAGAAAAAAAGAATGATGTATCTGGGAGGTGCATTACTTGTTGTTATTATCTCTCTTGTATTTGCCAACTCCAGTGCTAAGAAAAACGCTGAAGGTTGGGGCGCTATGAAATATCCACAGCTTGTATTGGGGATGATCGCTATTCTTGCTTATGTAGGAGTGGAAGTTGCCATAGGAAGTAATCTTGGAGAACTTTTAAGCATGCCTGAATTCGGGGGACATCAGTCTTCTGATCTTGCACCTTATATTTCCATGTATTGGGGAAGTTTAATGATTGGACGATGGACCGGTGCTATCGCGGTTTTTAACCTGAATAAACAACAACAGACCATTGCTACTATCATTGTTCCTTTTATTGCTTTTTCTGTGATTATTGGAATCAATACGATTGCTCAAAAAGACATGTCACATCTATATTTTTATGCAGTTTGTGTGGCTATCCAGGTTATATTATTCCTAATCAGTAAAAATAAACCGGCATTAACGCTAATTATTTTTGGATTATTTGGAACTGCTGCTATGATCACAGGATTATTAACTACAGGAAATGTGGCGATCTATGCATTCCTTTCCGGAGGTCTTGCCTGCAGTATCATGTGGCCATCTATTTTTACACTGGCCATTACCGGTTTAGGAAAATATACCGCTCAGGGATCTGCATTCCTTGTAATGATGATTCTTGGAGGGGGTATTATTCCACCGCTTCAGGGTAAGCTTTCTGACATTATCGGAATTCACAGCTCCTATGTAATTCCTGTATTGTGCTTTGTTTACATTACTTTATTTGCTTATCTGGCTAAAAAATCTTTATTTAGACAGGGAATTAATGTTGACGTTTTAGAATCCGAAGGTGCACACTAA
- a CDS encoding lysophospholipid acyltransferase family protein: MAKILNYLWRFWLLLLAFVLTTTLGIPVYILSFSKKHYKYAYKFVRLWCFGMFYGMGFRYDLIKLSEQEKDRNKEYVFISNHTSIMDIMLTCILFPHHPICFVGKKELVKIPIFGTIYQRICVMVDRSSAKSRADVYRRCAEKMEEGNSIAIFPEGGVPDGTSIILDDFKDGAFMLASKHNSPIAVYTFIGLKEMFPFDSSKGYPGRVKVYFNGIIEPTNSPKDLKAEAYQVIKKTLTEHSI; this comes from the coding sequence GTGGCAAAAATTTTGAATTATCTCTGGAGATTTTGGCTGTTGTTATTAGCATTTGTTCTAACAACCACTCTTGGGATCCCCGTTTATATTTTATCTTTTAGTAAGAAGCATTATAAATACGCTTATAAGTTTGTCCGTTTATGGTGTTTCGGCATGTTTTACGGCATGGGCTTCCGATATGATCTCATTAAACTTTCTGAGCAAGAAAAAGACAGAAACAAAGAATATGTTTTCATCTCGAATCATACTTCTATTATGGATATTATGCTCACCTGCATTCTTTTTCCGCATCACCCAATTTGTTTTGTTGGAAAAAAAGAACTTGTTAAGATTCCTATTTTCGGAACTATTTATCAAAGAATATGTGTAATGGTAGACAGATCAAGCGCAAAAAGCCGTGCTGATGTATACCGCAGATGTGCTGAAAAAATGGAGGAAGGCAACAGTATTGCCATTTTTCCTGAAGGAGGTGTACCGGATGGCACGTCTATTATTCTGGATGACTTTAAAGACGGGGCGTTTATGTTAGCATCAAAACATAACTCTCCAATTGCTGTTTATACCTTTATAGGACTTAAAGAAATGTTTCCTTTTGATAGCTCTAAGGGTTATCCTGGAAGAGTAAAGGTCTATTTCAATGGAATTATAGAACCTACTAATTCTCCAAAAGACTTAAAAGCAGAGGCTTATCAAGTAATTAAAAAAACTTTGACAGAGCATTCTATTTAA
- a CDS encoding GtrA family protein yields MKEILIRQKQVLFFIIAGGLSAIVEIGSFKIFSTYLPHFLARETNFHGIHYPLSNIFSTSCGIISNYFLSIWFVFERGKHSKKKEFAYFMAVSFFSTLLSLGFFQIFYSFIFKDNINLIFYTLSPEITSKIAAILLVSILNYSVKKKVIFNG; encoded by the coding sequence ATGAAAGAAATACTCATACGCCAGAAACAGGTTTTGTTCTTCATTATTGCCGGAGGACTGAGTGCCATTGTGGAGATTGGCAGCTTTAAAATATTCAGCACTTACCTGCCTCACTTCCTTGCTAGAGAAACTAATTTTCATGGTATACATTATCCTTTAAGCAATATTTTCTCTACCAGTTGCGGGATCATCAGCAATTATTTTCTGAGCATCTGGTTTGTTTTTGAAAGAGGAAAGCACTCAAAGAAAAAAGAGTTTGCTTATTTTATGGCAGTATCTTTTTTCTCCACTTTATTAAGCCTTGGTTTCTTCCAGATATTTTACAGTTTTATATTTAAAGATAATATCAATTTAATTTTTTATACCTTGAGTCCGGAAATAACAAGTAAGATTGCAGCCATTCTATTGGTTTCCATTCTTAATTATTCGGTAAAAAAGAAAGTAATTTTTAACGGTTAA
- a CDS encoding BadF/BadG/BcrA/BcrD ATPase family protein: MVAIVDSGSTKSDWVILDDFKKVFLKTETIGFNPNFINRELITPEIQKNSNLILVKNSITKVFFYGSGCGVEKNREIIEAELKKVFNKAEIIVKEDLMAAAYAAYKGKPAIVCILGTGSNSCYFDGKEVKIELPSLGFLMGDEGSGSAIGKQLVRRYFMKKLPLDLHHEFEEGYQLTIEDALKNMYHTPRPNAYLADFNKFVVERKDHPYFMNMVFEEMKSFFEYQVMPYEEAHDAEINFIGSIAYYYENILRSVAEELNLNVGHVVQKPIESLVDYHIKYIL; the protein is encoded by the coding sequence ATGGTTGCTATTGTAGATAGTGGTTCTACTAAATCGGATTGGGTAATATTGGATGACTTCAAAAAGGTTTTTCTGAAAACTGAAACCATCGGCTTTAATCCGAATTTTATCAACAGAGAACTTATCACTCCTGAAATACAGAAGAACAGCAACCTTATATTGGTCAAAAATTCAATTACGAAAGTCTTTTTCTATGGCTCTGGATGTGGTGTGGAAAAAAACCGAGAGATTATAGAAGCTGAACTTAAAAAAGTTTTTAACAAAGCCGAAATCATTGTCAAAGAAGATCTGATGGCTGCAGCTTATGCTGCCTATAAAGGGAAACCTGCGATCGTGTGCATTTTAGGTACAGGATCAAACTCATGTTATTTTGATGGCAAAGAGGTGAAAATTGAATTGCCATCCCTTGGATTTCTGATGGGAGATGAGGGAAGCGGAAGTGCCATTGGAAAACAGCTGGTGCGCAGATATTTCATGAAAAAACTTCCCTTAGATCTTCATCATGAATTTGAGGAAGGTTATCAACTTACTATAGAAGATGCATTGAAAAATATGTATCATACTCCAAGACCAAATGCTTATTTAGCTGATTTCAATAAATTTGTTGTCGAAAGAAAAGATCATCCTTACTTCATGAACATGGTTTTCGAAGAAATGAAAAGCTTTTTCGAATATCAGGTTATGCCTTATGAGGAAGCTCATGATGCCGAAATCAATTTTATTGGCTCTATTGCTTATTATTATGAAAATATTTTACGCTCTGTAGCGGAAGAACTTAATTTAAATGTGGGACATGTAGTTCAGAAACCAATTGAAAGCTTAGTAGACTACCACATTAAATATATACTCTAA